From a region of the Campylobacter anatolicus genome:
- a CDS encoding transporter substrate-binding domain-containing protein, translating to MKKILSFIATALLFIGCVSDTEKESTKTETNIGEKILRIGMSMDYPPFDYLDSSNKPTGFDVDMIAEVAKRINLKYELNNISFDGLIPALKSGKIDAILSSMSATAERRGSVDFTNTYFIGENIYLRQKGADITMDNIEGKRIGFQQGTIQELVAKAVKDAKIMPSDAMPAAILALKAGKVDIVITDASTGLSYIKQNPDIESFHKELDGSEGLSMAFDKGKHTELIAKINKTLKDMKKDGSIDKILVKYELK from the coding sequence ATGAAAAAAATTTTAAGTTTTATTGCAACAGCTCTGCTATTTATAGGTTGTGTTAGCGACACAGAAAAAGAGAGTACAAAAACTGAGACAAACATAGGCGAAAAGATATTAAGGATAGGTATGAGTATGGACTATCCGCCGTTTGATTATCTTGATAGCTCAAACAAGCCAACTGGATTTGACGTAGACATGATAGCTGAAGTTGCAAAACGTATAAATTTAAAATATGAGCTAAACAACATAAGCTTTGACGGACTTATTCCAGCTTTAAAATCAGGCAAGATAGACGCTATATTAAGCTCTATGAGTGCGACTGCTGAGCGTAGAGGCTCAGTTGATTTTACAAATACATATTTTATCGGTGAAAATATCTACTTAAGACAAAAAGGTGCTGATATAACTATGGATAACATTGAGGGCAAACGCATAGGATTTCAACAAGGTACTATCCAAGAGCTAGTTGCAAAGGCTGTAAAAGACGCTAAAATAATGCCATCAGATGCGATGCCAGCGGCAATACTAGCACTAAAAGCTGGAAAAGTAGATATAGTCATAACAGATGCTTCAACTGGACTAAGCTATATCAAGCAAAACCCTGACATAGAGAGCTTTCACAAGGAGCTTGATGGTAGTGAGGGGCTATCTATGGCATTTGATAAAGGTAAGCATACAGAACTTATCGCAAAGATAAATAAAACACTAAAAGATATGAAAAAAGATGGTTCAATAGATAAAATCCTAGTCAAATACGAGTTAAAATAA
- a CDS encoding amino acid ABC transporter ATP-binding protein gives MIKIENLSKNYGNLQVLKDISVDIKSGEVIAIIGPSGGGKSTFLRCINRLEEPSSGRILINGEDILSKKANINKIRQKISMVFQHFNLFANKSVLQNLTLAPIKTGLATQEQAEEKALELLKRVGLSDKKDVYPHKLSGGQKQRIAIARSLAMNPDVILFDEPTSALDPEMIGEVLDIMRDVAHDRLTMLVVTHEMGFAKNVANRIFFMEGGKISVDDTPKNIFENPQNPRLKEFLGKILNH, from the coding sequence ATGATTAAGATAGAAAATTTAAGCAAAAACTACGGCAATCTGCAAGTTTTAAAAGACATTAGCGTTGATATAAAAAGCGGTGAAGTAATAGCTATAATAGGCCCAAGCGGTGGTGGTAAAAGCACATTTTTACGTTGTATAAACCGCTTAGAAGAGCCAAGTAGCGGACGCATACTTATTAACGGCGAAGATATATTAAGCAAAAAAGCAAATATAAATAAAATTCGCCAGAAAATTAGTATGGTTTTTCAGCATTTTAATCTTTTTGCAAATAAAAGTGTTTTACAAAACTTAACCCTAGCACCGATAAAAACTGGCTTAGCTACGCAAGAACAAGCTGAAGAAAAGGCACTTGAGTTACTAAAACGTGTCGGACTAAGTGACAAAAAAGATGTCTATCCGCACAAGCTCTCAGGCGGACAAAAGCAACGTATCGCCATAGCTAGGTCATTAGCGATGAATCCTGATGTGATACTCTTTGACGAACCGACATCAGCACTTGACCCGGAGATGATAGGCGAAGTTCTTGACATAATGCGTGATGTAGCACACGATAGGCTAACTATGCTTGTAGTTACTCACGAGATGGGCTTTGCTAAAAATGTAGCAAATCGCATATTTTTTATGGAAGGCGGCAAAATTTCAGTTGATGATACACCTAAAAATATCTTTGAAAATCCGCAAAATCCACGCTTAAAAGAATTTTTAGGCAAAATTTTAAACCATTAA
- a CDS encoding amino acid ABC transporter permease codes for MFNEKFFKILFFIFIVTVGVYYTYPSELNNVQLMAYLKSYGVTLGLTFGGIVIGITLGCILTFVRFLNNKIINFFIDEYIDILRGTPIILQLLIFSVVIFATWSDNFYVAMIALGLNSSAYVAEIMRSGINSVDRGQMEAARAMGLNYMVSMREIIFPQATKNILPALANEFISLFKETSVVGYISVIDITMQSKSLQAVFYNPKPVIFTGIVYYVSVKFFSLLAKKLEQRLNKND; via the coding sequence TTGTTTAACGAGAAATTTTTTAAAATTTTATTTTTTATATTTATCGTAACTGTCGGAGTTTACTACACCTATCCAAGTGAGCTAAATAATGTCCAGCTTATGGCATATTTAAAGAGCTACGGAGTTACACTTGGGCTAACATTTGGCGGTATAGTTATCGGTATAACGCTTGGCTGCATTCTTACATTTGTTCGCTTTTTAAACAACAAAATTATAAATTTTTTTATTGATGAATACATTGACATCTTACGTGGCACACCTATAATCTTACAACTTCTAATATTTTCAGTCGTCATTTTTGCAACTTGGAGCGATAACTTTTACGTGGCGATGATAGCCCTTGGACTAAACAGTTCAGCCTATGTCGCCGAGATTATGCGTAGCGGTATAAATAGCGTAGATCGCGGTCAGATGGAAGCAGCTCGTGCAATGGGGCTAAACTATATGGTCTCTATGCGTGAGATAATCTTTCCACAAGCAACTAAAAACATACTCCCCGCTTTGGCAAATGAATTTATATCACTATTTAAAGAGACATCAGTCGTTGGATATATAAGTGTCATAGATATCACAATGCAAAGCAAGAGCTTACAAGCAGTATTTTACAACCCAAAGCCAGTCATTTTTACAGGTATTGTCTATTACGTGAGTGTTAAGTTTTTCTCGCTTTTAGCCAAAAAACTAGAGCAAAGGCTAAATAAAAATGATTAA
- the putP gene encoding sodium/proline symporter PutP, with protein sequence MGIGAYIAIAIYFGLLLFIGRYSYNKNANMNEYLLDNRSLGPVVTALSAGASDMSGWMLLGVPGALYATGIANTWMILGLIVGAYCNYLFLAKRLRVYTEVASDSITIPDFLENRFKDRTKILRIVSGLVILVFFTIYVASGIIAGGKSFESFFGLPFVYGALFTLMIVVFYTFFGGFRAVCITDAFQGTLMFIVLVAIPTVAYFSLDLPSDTNLIKEIIKLKPQHFDLFAGQSFWGILGLMAWGFGYFGQPHIIVRFMAIRSSKELAQARRIGIGWMAIGLLGAVISGLVGLVYFSTCGGLSDPETVFLKLGETLFPSFFLGIIISAVLAAIMSTVSSQLLVSASSVTKDFILAFYKKDLSASMQVAIGRYAVVVVAIIATFLAFVSNDNVLNVVGHAWAGFGASFGPVLLFSLYWKRMSALGALAGMIFGGATVLFWISSGLHKEVYEILPGIIVSSIAIVVVSIWGDAINKMTAEPHEQIIKDEFDKMKTRL encoded by the coding sequence GTGGGTATTGGTGCTTATATCGCTATCGCAATATATTTTGGTCTTTTACTATTTATCGGTCGCTACTCTTATAATAAAAATGCAAATATGAATGAGTACTTGTTAGATAACCGCTCACTAGGACCTGTCGTGACGGCACTGAGTGCTGGGGCTAGTGATATGAGTGGTTGGATGTTGCTTGGAGTGCCAGGTGCTTTGTATGCTACTGGTATCGCAAATACTTGGATGATTTTGGGGCTGATTGTAGGTGCGTATTGTAATTACTTATTTTTAGCAAAGAGGCTTCGTGTCTATACGGAGGTCGCAAGTGATAGTATAACGATACCTGATTTTTTAGAAAATCGTTTTAAAGACCGTACTAAAATCTTACGTATAGTCTCAGGGCTTGTTATACTCGTATTTTTTACGATTTATGTAGCAAGTGGCATAATTGCAGGCGGTAAAAGTTTTGAGAGCTTTTTTGGATTACCATTTGTTTATGGGGCATTATTTACACTGATGATAGTTGTTTTTTACACATTTTTTGGGGGATTTCGTGCGGTTTGTATAACAGATGCGTTTCAAGGCACGCTTATGTTTATAGTGCTTGTAGCAATCCCAACAGTAGCGTATTTTAGCCTTGATCTACCAAGTGATACAAATTTAATAAAAGAGATAATAAAACTAAAACCTCAGCACTTTGACTTATTTGCAGGACAGAGTTTTTGGGGAATTTTAGGACTTATGGCATGGGGATTTGGCTACTTTGGTCAACCACATATTATAGTTAGATTTATGGCGATACGTAGCTCAAAAGAACTCGCACAGGCTCGTCGTATAGGCATCGGCTGGATGGCGATAGGGCTACTTGGTGCTGTTATAAGTGGACTTGTAGGGCTTGTATATTTTTCCACTTGCGGTGGTCTGAGTGATCCTGAGACGGTGTTTTTAAAGCTTGGAGAGACACTATTTCCTTCATTTTTCTTAGGCATCATCATCTCAGCTGTTTTAGCTGCCATTATGAGTACTGTTTCAAGTCAACTGCTTGTGAGTGCAAGCTCGGTTACAAAGGATTTTATCCTAGCATTTTATAAAAAAGATCTATCTGCTAGTATGCAAGTTGCCATCGGTAGATACGCTGTTGTCGTTGTTGCTATTATTGCTACATTTTTGGCATTTGTATCAAATGATAACGTTTTAAACGTTGTAGGACACGCTTGGGCTGGGTTTGGTGCGAGTTTTGGACCGGTGTTGCTTTTTAGCCTTTATTGGAAGCGTATGAGTGCACTTGGAGCGTTAGCTGGTATGATATTTGGTGGTGCAACGGTGTTATTTTGGATAAGTTCAGGATTACATAAAGAGGTGTATGAAATACTACCAGGTATCATCGTATCAAGTATAGCTATCGTGGTTGTGAGTATCTGGGGCGATGCTATAAATAAGATGACGGCAGAGCCACATGAGCAGATAATAAAAGATGAATTTGATAAAATGAAAACTAGGCTTTAG
- the mnmC gene encoding bifunctional tRNA (5-methylaminomethyl-2-thiouridine)(34)-methyltransferase MnmD/FAD-dependent 5-carboxymethylaminomethyl-2-thiouridine(34) oxidoreductase MnmC, with product MKSAKVSFKGKIAFSEKFDDIYFNTDKPWSESEYVFATAIDEIWGDKDSFIVAEAGFGAGLNFLTLANKFKNSHKKLHFVSIEANPINTDDLAKIYKHLDVFKALNAHLIKLYPPLISGLHRIKFSPNITLDLCFGEINEMITELDFEADVWFMDGFAPSKNADMWSQKVFTHIARLTRLGGVVRTYSCARVVRDRFTQFGFELELREGYGKKRHMSHAILREKNIQISRPYFSTNGITQNLFTNKNLSAFLQNNYKVKKPTALIIGAGIAGLATAFNFIQNGFHVIIAEARDGVAQNGSGNVCGALMPLITQPSVALGRMHINAFLQAVRFYKQNSRQNLIKFNGCVEYAYDEHLYKRYAHWLQIQANEVLKFDANAKPYPAMFIKNGATVQPHKLCKSLARNFNILLNHQYKSHHHLKNGQISVKFKAQKSIKTDILIFATGSESIKIFKNLPISSVRGQVTHIKPLLNNDTPLSAKGYICPAINGTQIIGATYARNEYYDEPRDADNNENLSSVSEFLQGEKPQIMGAKVGYRSYSSDRFPIIGALHDETAYRQIYKNLFWNKHKNDNALAIYEPNVFVNIAHGSRGLSTAILGAELISDLILKRPLCIEKSLFDELHSARFLVRQLKRGQI from the coding sequence ATGAAAAGTGCCAAAGTGAGTTTTAAGGGCAAGATAGCCTTTAGTGAGAAATTTGACGATATTTATTTTAACACAGATAAACCTTGGAGTGAGAGCGAGTATGTCTTTGCTACAGCAATTGATGAGATCTGGGGCGACAAGGATAGCTTTATCGTAGCTGAAGCAGGGTTTGGTGCTGGGCTAAATTTTCTTACACTCGCAAATAAATTTAAAAACAGCCATAAAAAACTACACTTTGTAAGCATTGAAGCAAATCCGATAAACACAGATGACTTGGCTAAAATTTATAAACACTTAGATGTTTTTAAGGCTTTAAACGCTCATTTAATAAAACTCTATCCACCGCTCATCAGTGGCTTACACCGCATTAAATTTAGCCCAAATATCACACTTGATCTCTGCTTTGGTGAGATAAACGAGATGATAACCGAGCTTGATTTTGAAGCGGATGTGTGGTTTATGGATGGCTTTGCACCGAGTAAAAATGCAGATATGTGGAGCCAAAAAGTTTTTACACATATCGCACGACTCACGCGACTAGGCGGTGTCGTGCGGACATATTCTTGTGCTAGAGTAGTTCGTGATAGATTTACTCAGTTTGGCTTTGAGCTAGAGTTACGAGAGGGATACGGCAAAAAGCGTCATATGAGCCACGCTATCTTGCGTGAAAAAAATATACAAATTTCACGCCCATATTTTAGCACAAATGGAATTACTCAAAATCTTTTTACAAATAAAAATTTATCAGCATTTTTACAAAATAACTACAAAGTCAAAAAGCCAACCGCACTTATAATTGGGGCTGGTATAGCTGGGCTTGCAACTGCTTTTAATTTTATACAAAATGGCTTTCATGTCATCATCGCAGAAGCAAGAGATGGCGTTGCACAAAATGGTTCGGGTAACGTTTGTGGGGCACTTATGCCTCTCATTACACAGCCTAGTGTTGCACTTGGGCGTATGCATATAAATGCGTTTTTGCAAGCAGTTAGATTTTATAAACAAAATTCTAGACAAAATCTTATTAAATTTAACGGTTGTGTTGAGTATGCCTATGATGAGCATCTATATAAACGCTACGCTCACTGGCTACAAATACAAGCAAACGAAGTGCTTAAATTTGACGCAAATGCAAAGCCATATCCTGCAATGTTTATCAAAAATGGGGCAACCGTGCAACCACATAAACTCTGCAAATCCCTAGCAAGAAATTTTAATATCTTGCTAAATCACCAATACAAAAGCCATCATCACCTTAAAAATGGTCAAATAAGCGTTAAATTTAAAGCTCAAAAAAGTATAAAGACCGATATTTTGATATTTGCCACAGGTAGCGAGAGTATAAAAATATTTAAAAATTTGCCAATCAGCTCAGTGCGTGGGCAAGTAACTCACATAAAACCACTCTTAAATAACGACACACCATTAAGTGCAAAAGGCTACATCTGTCCAGCCATAAATGGCACACAAATCATCGGTGCTACATACGCTAGAAATGAGTATTATGATGAGCCACGAGATGCAGACAATAATGAAAATTTAAGCTCAGTTAGTGAATTTTTACAAGGAGAAAAGCCACAAATTATGGGGGCAAAAGTGGGTTACCGCAGTTATAGTAGCGACCGCTTCCCTATCATCGGAGCGTTGCACGATGAAACGGCATATAGACAAATTTATAAAAATTTATTTTGGAATAAGCACAAAAATGACAACGCCTTAGCCATTTATGAGCCAAATGTTTTTGTAAATATTGCTCACGGCTCACGTGGACTAAGCACAGCAATACTTGGAGCAGAACTGATAAGCGATCTTATATTAAAACGACCACTATGCATAGAAAAGTCGCTATTTGACGAGCTTCACTCGGCTAGGTTTTTAGTGCGTCAGTTAAAACGAGGTCAAATTTAG
- a CDS encoding N-acetylmuramoyl-L-alanine amidase: MTKFLFIFLLAFGVVCGANDKVFANFDKNFATASKAIKKNFHNDIKQIYVNAIIKNNKNLQKQSLERLIKSSHELNLDASGYEADLAKLSKANSTNNTKDKNTRNITKQTDTNNDKKPLYLLSATKGDNELVLKFNKNLNSNWLNISSLNTKENFRNIININGILNGKSLTYKNFIVDEIRIAQFDKSTIRIVFSDKEQKTISADVVDNKLKIGVENFISKETVKTLNKNIKDKNAQNDTLKKQTQITKNTTIKPPTHTKNSKTVVIDPGHGGSDPGAVNGKLKEKIAVLNVGKKLGEILKSRGYKVHYTRTNDTFINLRSRTKFANDKNADLFVSIHANAAPNATKAKSMHGIETFFLSPARSERSKNAAALENKSDIEEMNYFSQQTFLNVLNREKIIASNKLGIDIQREILTGARKVYNASDGGVREAPFWVLVGALMPAVLVEIGYITHPTEGKMLYDDAYQKALATGIANGVDTYFVKNR; encoded by the coding sequence ATAACTAAATTTTTATTTATATTTTTACTTGCTTTTGGTGTTGTATGTGGTGCAAATGACAAAGTATTTGCAAATTTCGATAAGAATTTTGCTACTGCTTCAAAGGCTATAAAGAAAAATTTTCACAACGATATAAAACAAATTTATGTCAATGCGATAATCAAAAATAATAAAAATTTACAAAAGCAAAGTCTTGAAAGACTGATAAAAAGCTCACATGAGCTAAATTTAGATGCGAGTGGCTACGAAGCAGACCTAGCAAAACTAAGCAAAGCAAACTCTACAAATAATACAAAAGATAAAAACACGAGAAATATTACAAAACAGACAGATACAAACAATGATAAAAAGCCACTTTATCTACTCAGTGCAACAAAAGGCGATAACGAGCTGGTGCTTAAATTTAATAAAAATCTAAACTCAAACTGGCTTAATATCTCATCACTAAATACAAAAGAAAATTTTAGAAATATCATAAATATAAATGGTATATTAAACGGCAAAAGCCTAACATATAAAAATTTTATAGTAGATGAGATCCGCATAGCCCAATTTGATAAAAGCACTATACGAATAGTTTTTAGCGACAAAGAACAAAAGACGATAAGTGCCGATGTTGTGGATAATAAACTAAAGATCGGAGTGGAAAATTTCATATCAAAAGAGACAGTAAAAACCCTCAATAAAAACATAAAAGATAAAAACGCACAAAACGATACACTTAAAAAACAGACGCAAATCACTAAAAATACCACTATCAAACCGCCTACACATACAAAAAACTCAAAAACTGTAGTCATAGATCCTGGACATGGTGGAAGCGACCCGGGTGCAGTAAATGGCAAATTAAAAGAGAAAATCGCTGTATTAAATGTAGGCAAAAAACTTGGCGAAATACTCAAATCACGCGGATACAAAGTGCATTACACACGCACAAATGACACTTTTATAAACTTACGCTCACGCACAAAATTTGCAAATGATAAAAATGCCGATCTTTTCGTCTCTATCCACGCAAACGCTGCTCCAAATGCGACAAAAGCAAAGAGTATGCATGGCATAGAGACATTTTTCCTATCACCTGCACGAAGCGAACGAAGCAAAAATGCTGCTGCTTTGGAGAATAAATCAGATATTGAAGAGATGAATTATTTCTCGCAACAGACATTTTTAAACGTACTAAATCGCGAAAAGATAATCGCTTCAAATAAGCTAGGTATCGATATACAAAGAGAAATTTTAACAGGTGCTAGAAAAGTTTATAACGCAAGTGATGGAGGTGTCAGAGAGGCACCATTTTGGGTGCTTGTAGGTGCCCTTATGCCTGCGGTTTTAGTAGAAATCGGCTATATCACACATCCAACTGAAGGAAAAATGCTCTACGATGATGCATATCAAAAAGCTTTAGCAACAGGTATCGCTAACGGTGTAGATACATATTTTGTAAAAAATAGATGA